From Anopheles arabiensis isolate DONGOLA chromosome 3, AaraD3, whole genome shotgun sequence, a single genomic window includes:
- the LOC120904883 gene encoding nucleolar protein dao-5-like, producing the protein MAKKGKAKNGAVTGEGEQVAAPAAPAAVNAPAAAAAAVAAVPARPVEKQAAPVQQPAAKEVKLEVKPAQQANGAAVQNGAEAGAEQGELRRKRSRRGARNDKKKSDKDDQSKAPSNLTARKNLRKKRSKLMRMLEQAEAGPAAPPAADGAPVQTPEEIRKKIEIVENLLQLLQAQTQEERKKIESLKKAQSAEQQEAAAKKTEQPPQKTAAAAPGSPKSLTTEKARKEAEAKKLAGEKAEIQNEAKRLAQEKARKEQEMKKLIAEKAKKDAEAKQLLEEKAAREAELAKLTQAQARIETVEQKINQLDQKVQQRKEAEEPKVAAAPVPAAAAAPGSPKQKKDQARTRKDSESSKKKEAEDKAKKDAEEKAKKEAAEKAKKEAEEKAKKEAAEKAKKESEEKAKKEAAEKAKKEAEEKAKKEAAEKAKKEAEEKAKKEAAEKAKKEAEEKAKKEAAEKAKKEAEEKAKKEAAEKAKKEAEEKAKKEAAEKAKKESEEKAKKEAAEKAKKEAEEKAKKEAAEKAKKEAEEKAKKEAAEKAKKEAEEKAKKEAAEKAKKEAEEKAKKEAAEKAKKEAEEKAKKEAAEKAKKEAEEKAKKEADEKAKKEAAEKAKQEAAEKAKKQAEEEAKRKTNGEAAKQANGSAAAAAPAQEKPATSKQDAKNNKKNNKRTPKNSVSEDEKSTAKATGPKNGPGGDFASSAEPATVAKSQESHSAPVPVPPKTAEAAPASPKPSPKANAGNKQAAPVNGKQQTPPTKTPEKTPAQPKTAARSSPPKTTAKAPSPPKTAPAAAARAAPAKPSTPPASKKPEPPPKPEFLKKKSPSVEKEKVVKAAAPQQVSQPPAATATPPSSATPATPAPATTVPATPASAPAPQAAAAAPPAQEGTAVSARLTEEALNGAKKPATAGTANKPKPAQKKPDVPPKPDVHSKSAAKMKTPIKQPGGKAASSTSDSRSAAAAELSRTEAFKKNMDIISTIADVLLSCSRSKKNRTAERPAANAPEPPTTNTSSNSPSSSSNTNSTTTTTTSLEPSLPSSASLLSSLFPTLSQSPGPSGGSSDQASSSASAGESAHSKKSKLDVERILRILQAGQTPSTSSASSDPSASLQQQLPPELLAGGPEGEENPLGSFLTKDAIRMLMPTLQEVNHKFNVEKQLHALNATAAMAKIMPKTLPPGTDTTEEDELEEDLLDEEEEDTIEYKFTPRPVFIATICQVCKNPLKTFVHCERCKMVSYCGEEHRRTDQPAHRELCAVLCEVAGNRGGHIYQLARKLNVPEYRNLRVHTLNQIELTLKRPMQAYEREIVLFPRICLTPECREWRQELLTECTDCRQVSYCANNPTHLPTSHRRWCKAYLLFQKLILRQRILGRIEPVLPSRILSKPAPLPANIDEAFKQLYKNSTVPRDECVYAVLSQIATAPLSALYAYQQTGLPFGSTFTIHLVGAELQFEGDTLDKWEAFFLHLVPEVAVLRVVFVGPELNVENLPIDVISRIRMCRTCRLKCRVVAFDFQCRTMYHDYRHSSRYQRPNLICFFNPGLHRTTGFAGQDSWPVTIRAATDAGCPMLVTAYTELESPLDLDRLQRESTRALQVVQPPTVNPYGSKRPDRNFISDDTAPMIFKNYYYFIVK; encoded by the exons ATGGCGAAGAAAGGGAAGGCTAAAAATGGGGCAGTCACCGGCGAAGGAGAACAAGTGGCTGCGCCGGCGGCTCCAGCAGCTGTCAATGcaccggcggcagcagcagcagcagtagcagccgTTCCAGCACGACCAGTCGAGAAGCAGGCCGCTCCCgtgcagcagccagcagccaAAGAGGTGAAGCTCGAGGTGAAGCCCGCCCAGCAGGCAAATGGTGCCGCTGTACAGAACGGTGCCGAAGCCGGTGCCGAGCAAGGCGAACTGAGACGCAAGCGAAGCCGGCGCGGAGCTCGCAACGATAAGAAGAAGTCGGACAAGGACGATCAGTCGAAGGCGCCCTCGAACCTGACGGCGCGCAAGAATCTGCGCAAAAAGCGCAGCAAGCTGATGCGCATGCTGGAGCAGGCCGAGGCGGGCCCAGCGGCCCCGCCCGCTGCCGATGGGGCACCGGTGCAGACGCCGGAAGAAATTCGCAAGAAGATCGAGATCGTCGAAAacttgctgcagctgctgcaggccCAAACGCAGGAAGAGCGCAAAAAGATAGAAAGCCTCAAGAAGGCACAGTCGGCGGAACAGCAGGAGGCGGCCGCGAAGAAGACGGAACAGCCGCCGCAGaagacggcggcggcggcgcccGGTTCGCCCAAGAGCCTGACCACGGAAAAGGCGCGCAAGGAGGCGGAGGCGAAGAAGCTGGCCGGCGAGAAGGCGGAAATCCAGAACGAGGCGAAGCGGCTGGCACAGGAAAAGGCACGCAAGGAGCAGGAGATGAAGAAGCTGATCGCGGAGAAGGCGAAAAAGGACGCGGAGGCAAAGCAGCTGCTGGAGGAGAAGGCGGCCCGCGAAGCGGAACTGGCCAAGCTGACGCAGGCGCAGGCACGCATCGAAACGGTGGAGCAGAAGATTAACCAGCTCGACCAGAAGGTGCAACAACGAAAGGAGGCGGAGGAGCCGAAGGTGGCGGCCGCGCCAGTgccggcagcggcggcggctccTGGTAGTCCGAAACAAAAGAAGGATCAGGCGCGCACGCGCAAGGATTCGGAATCgagcaagaagaaggaggCAGAAGATAAGGCGAAGAAGGATGCGGAAGAGAAGGCCAAGAAGGAGGCGGCTGAAAAGGCGAAGAAGGAAGCGGAGGAGAAGGCCAAGAAGGAAGCGGCTGAAAAGGCCAAGAAGGAATCGGAAGAGAAGGCCAAGAAGGAGGCGGCGGAAAAGGCCAAGAAGGAGGCCGAAGAGAAGGCCAAGAAGGAGGCGGCTGAAAAGGCGAAGAAGGAAGCGGAGGAGAAGGCCAAGAAGGAAGCGGCTGAAAAGGCCAAGAAGGAAGCGGAAGAAAAGGCTAAGAAGGAGGCGGCTGAAAAGGCGAAGAAGGAGGCCGAAGAGAAGGCCAAGAAGGAGGCTGCTGAAAAGGCGAAGAAGGAAGCGGAGGAGAAGGCCAAGAAGGAAGCGGCTGAAAAGGCCAAGAAGGAATCGGAAGAGAAGGCGAAGAAGGAGGCGGCTGAAAAGGCCAAGAAGGAAGCCGAAGAGAAGGCGAAGAAGGAGGCGGCTGAGAAGGCCAAGAAGGAGGCCGAAGAGAAGGCGAAGAAGGAGGCGGCTGAAAAGGCCAAGAAGGAAGCCGAAGAGAAGGCAAAGAAGGAAGCGGCTGAAAAGGCGAAGAAGGAAGCTGAAGAGAAGGCCAAGAAGGAGGCGGCTGAAAAGgcgaaaaaagaagcagaGGAGAAGGCGAAGaaggaggctgcagaaaaggcCAAGAAGGAAGCGGAAGAAAAGGCAAAGAAGGAGGCGGACGAAAAGGCTAAGAAGGAGGCGGCCGAAAAGGCGAAACAAGAGGCGGCTGAAAAGGCGAAAAAGCAAGCAGAAGAGGAAGCAAAGCGGAAAACGAACGGCGAAGCGGCGAAACAGGCCAACGGAtcggcagcggcggccgccCCAGCACAGGAAAAACCGGCCACCTCGAAGCAGGACgccaaaaacaataaaaagaacaacaaacgCACCCCCAAAAACAGTGTGTCGGAGGATGAGAAGAGCACAGCCAAAGCGACCGGTCCAAAAAACGGACCGGGCGGCGATTTTGCCTCCTCTGCTGAACCCGCCACGGTAGCAAAATCGCAGGAAAGCCACTCAGCACCAGTCCCCGTCCCGCCGAAGACCGCCGAAGCTGCTCCTGCCTCCCCGAAACCCTCTCCGAAAGCCAACGCTGGCAATAAACAGGCCGCCCCAGTGAACGGCAAGCAACAGACACCACCGACCAAGACGCCCGAAAAGACGCCCGCCCAGCCAAAGACGGCCGCCCGATCGTCACCGCCAAAGACCACGGCCAAGGCACCGTCTCCACCGAAAACAGCACCGGCGGCCGCTGCCCGTGCCGCACCCGCCAAACCCAGCACACCACCCGCGTCAAAGAAACCGGAACCGCCGCCCAAGCCCGAATTCCTCAAGAAGAAGTCACCCTCGGTCGAGAAGGAAAAGGTCGTGAAGGCGGCAGCACCGCAACAGGTCTCTCAGCCCCCTGCAGCGACAGCCACCCCGCCCAGCTCAGCAACACCTGCCACACCTGCCCCTGCCACCACCGTTCCAGCAACTCCTGCCTCAGCACCTGCACCTCAGGCGGCTGCGGCAGCACCTCCCGCCCAGGAAGGTACCGCCGTGTCGGCCCGCCTCACCGAGGAAGCCCTGAACGGGGCGAAGAAACCTGCCACTGCCGGCACTGCCAACAAGCCGAAACCGGCGCAGAAGAAGCCGGACGTGCCGCCGAAGCCGGACGTGCACAGCAAGAGCGCGGCCAAGATGAAGACCCCGATCAAGCAGCCGGGCGGCAAGGCGGCCAGCTCCACG TCTGATTCCAggtcggcggcggcagcggagCTAAGTAGAACGGAAGCATTTAAGAAAAACATGGACATTATATCGACCATCGCGGACGTGCTGCTGTCCTGCTCGCGCTCGAAGAAGAACCGCACCGCGGAGCGGCCGGCGGCTAACGCGCCCGAACCGCCTACCACTAACACAAGCAGTAATTCACCCTCCTCATCTTCCAATACTAAtagcactaccaccaccaccaccagtctTGAACCATCTCTGCCCTCATCGGCATCACTCTTATCATCCCTATTTCCAACGCTTTCGCAATCACCCGGCCCGTCCGGCGGCTCGTCCGATCAAGCATCCTCATCCGCGTCCGCTGGCGAATCTGCGCACAGCAAGAAGTCCAAGCTGGACGTGGAACGCATCCTGCGCATACTGCAAGCCGGCCAGACGCCGTCCACATCTTCAGCTTCGTCGGACCCATCTGCAtccttgcagcagcagctcccacCGGAGCTGCTAGCCGGAGGTCCCGAGGGTGAAGAGAATCCGCTCGGATCGTTTCTAACCAAAGATGCCATCCGCATGCTGATGCCAACTCTGCAGGAGGTGAACCACAAGTTTAACGTGGAAAAGCAACTGCATGCGCTCAATGCGACAGCGGCGATGGCGAAGATAATGCCAAAAACGCTGCCGCCCGGCACGGACACTACCGAGGAGGacgagctggaggaggatctgctggacgaggaggaggaagacaCGATCGAGTACAAGTTCACACCGCGCCCGGTCTTCATAGCAACGATCTGTCAG GTCTGTAAGAACCCGCTGAAGACTTTCGTCCACTGCGAGCGCTGCAAGATGGTATCGTACTGTGGCGAAGAACATCGGCGCACGGATCAACCGGCCCATCGTGAACTGTGTGCGGTGCTGTGTGAAGTAGCCGGCAACAGAG GAGGACACATTTACCAGCTGGCCCGGAAGCTGAACGTGCCGGAGTATCGCAATCTGCGCGTTCACACGCTCAACCAGATCGAGCTCACGCTCAAGCGCCCCATGCAAGCGTACGAACGGGAGATTGTACTGTTTCCACGCATCTGCCTTACGCCCGAGTGTCGCGAATGGCGGCAGGAGCTGCTGACAGAGTGTACCGACTGTCGGCAGGTTTCGTACTGTGCGAACAATCCTACACATCTGCCAACTTCCCATCGGCGCTGGTGCAAGGCGTACCTACTCTTCCAGAAGCTGATCCTGCGACAGCGCATCCTGGGGCGGATCGAGCCCGTGCTGCCGTCACGCATCCTCTCGAAACCGGCCCCACTGCCGGCTAACATTGACGAAGCGTTCAAACAACTGTACAAAAACTCGACTG TGCCTCGGGATGAATGTGTCTACGCCGTACTGTCGCAGATAGCGACCGCGCCGCTGTCCGCACTGTATGCGTACCAGCAGACAGGTCTACCGTTCGGCAGCACATTCACGATCCATCTCGTCGGGGCCGAGCTACAGTTCGAGGGCGACACACTGGACAAGTGGGAAGCGTTCTTCCTTCACCTCGTACCGGAGGTCGCCGTACTGCGCGTCGTGTTCGTTGGTCCGGAGCTGAACGTCGAGAATCTGCCGATCGATGTCATCAGTCGCATTAG AATGTGCCGGACCTGCCGGTTGAAGTGCCGCGTGGTAGCGTTCGACTTCCAGTGTCGCACCATGTACCACGACTACCGGCACAGCTCGCGCTACCAGCGACCGAATCTCATCTGCTTCTTCAACCCGGGACTTCACCGTACGACCGGGTTTGCCGGGCAGGACAGCTGGCCGGTAACAATTCGTGCCGCAACAGATGCAGGCTGTCCAATGCTGGTGACCGCCTACACCGAGCTGGAGTCTCCCCTCGATCTGGACCGGCTGCAGCGTGAGTCGACGCGTGCCCTTCAGGTCGTTCAGCCACCGACGGTCAATCCGTACGGTTCCAAGCGCCCCGATCGTAACTTCATTTCGGACGATACTGCTCCGATGATCTTCAagaactactactacttcatAGTGAAATAA
- the LOC120904884 gene encoding 116 kDa U5 small nuclear ribonucleoprotein component, whose protein sequence is MDTASYDEFGNYIGPDLESDDDDDQSLYGQADQQEDEEEELMDDEPEPEEEEKRSSKAVVLHEDKRYYPTSLEVYGEEVETIVQEEDAQPLDKPLIEPVKRMKFQLKAQELPETTYKMEFLSDLMDTPTLIRNVALVGHLHHGKTTFVDCLVRQTHPQLRNMEERNLRYTDTLFTEQERGVSIKATPMTLVLQDVKGKSFLLNTFDTPGHVNFSDEVTASMRLCDGVVLFVDAAEGVMLNTERLLKHAIQERLSFTLCINKIDRLILELKLPPQDAYFKLQHIVDEINGLLTLHGDSTVKPVSPVLGNVCFASSLYGVCFTLKSFARLYADTYEGVNVDEFSRRLWGDMYFQPKTRKFTRKPAHTSAQRSFVEFVLEPLYKLFAQVVGDVDTTLADTLAELQIPVTGEEMKCNIRPLLRTICNRFVGDFCGFVQMCVDHIRSPLDNAQVKVDHIYTGVRESGLYQDMLQCDANAQLMVHSSKMYPTEDCTFFQVLARVMSGTLHAGQEVRVLGENYTLQDEEDSRVLQVGRLWIYEARYKIELNRVPAGNWVLIEGIDQCIVKTATITDVQMAEDVFIFRPLKFNTQSVIKIAVEPVNPSELPKMLDGLRKLNKSYPLLSTRVEESGEHVILGTGELYLDCVMHDLRKMYSEIDIKVADPVVAFCESVVETSSLKCFAETPNKKNKITMIAEPLEKGLAEDIENETVSIGWNKKKLGEFFQVNYQWDLLAARSIWAFGPDSTGPNILVDDTLPFEVDKTLLGTVKDSIVQGFQWGTREGPLCEEPIRNVKFKILDAVIAPEPLHRGGGQIIPTARRVAYSAFLMATPRLMEPYLFVEVQAPADCVSSVYTVLARRRGHVTQDAPVPGSPLYIIKAFLPAIDSFGFETDLRTHTQGQAFCLSVFHHWQIVPGDPLDKSIIIRPLEPQPATHLAREFMMKTRRRKGLSEDVSINKFFDDPMLLELARQDVLLNYPI, encoded by the coding sequence ATGGACACGGCATCGTACGACGAGTTTGGCAACTACATCGGGCCGGATCTGGAgagcgacgacgatgacgaccaGAGCCTCTACGGCCAGGCGGACCAgcaggaggacgaggaggaggagctgaTGGACGACGAGCCGGaaccggaggaggaggagaagcgcTCGTCCAAGGCGGTGGTGCTGCACGAGGACAAGCGCTACTATCCCACCTCGCTCGAGGTGTACGGCGAGGAGGTGGAAACGATTGTGCAGGAGGAGGACGCCCAGCCGTTGGACAAGCCGCTGATAGAGCCGGTGAAGCGCATGAAGTTCCAGCTAAAAGCGCAGGAGCTCCCCGAGACGACGTACAAGATGGAGTTTCTGTCCGATCTGATGGACACGCCGACGCTCATCCGCAACGTGGCGCTGGTCGGGCATCTGCACCACGGCAAGACCACCTTCGTCGACTGTCTGGTGCGGCAGACGCATCCGCAGCTGCGCAACATGGAGGAGCGCAACCTGCGCTACACGGACACGCTCTTCACCGAGCAGGAGCGGGGCGTTAGCATCAAAGCAACGCCGATGACGCTCGTCCTGCAGGATGTGAAGGGCAAAAGCTTCTTGCTCAACACGTTCGACACTCCGGGGCACGTCAACTTCTCGGACGAGGTGACCGCCTCGATGCGGCTGTGCGATGGAGTCGTCCTGTTCGTGGATGCGGCCGAGGGCGTTATGCTAAACACGGAACGGCTGCTCAAGCACGCCATTCAGGAGCGTCTGTCCTTTACGCTTTGCATCAACAAAATCGACCGTTTGATCTTGGAGCTGAAGCTGCCCCCGCAGGATGCGTACTTTAAGCTGCAGCACATCGTGGACGAAATCAACGGGCTGCTGACACTGCACGGCGACTCCACGGTGAAGCCCGTCTCGCCCGTCCTGGGCAACGTGTGCTTCGCCAGCTCACTGTACGGCGTGTGCTTCACGCTCAAATCGTTCGCCCGGCTGTACGCGGACACGTACGAGGGCGTGAATGTGGACGAGTTCTCGCGGCGGCTCTGGGGCGACATGTACTTCCAACCGAAGACGCGCAAATTCACCCGCAAACCAGCGCACACGTCGGCGCAGCGCAGCTTCGTGGAGTTTGTGCTCGAACCGCTGTACAAGCTGTTCGCGCAGGTCGTTGGCGACGTGGACACGACGCTCGCCGATACGCTGGCCGAGCTGCAGATACCGGTGACGGGGGAAGAGATGAAGTGCAACATACGGCCGCTGCTGCGCACGATCTGCAACCGGTTTGTGGGCGATTTCTGTGGCTTCGTGCAGATGTGCGTCGATCACATCCGGTCGCCGCTGGACAATGCGCAGGTGAAGGTGGACCACATCTACACCGGGGTGCGCGAGAGCGGCCTCTACCAGGACATGTTGCAGTGTGACGCGAACGCGCAGCTCATGGTGCACAGCTCGAAGATGTACCCGACCGAGGACTGTACCTTCTTCCAGGTGCTGGCGCGCGTCATGAGCGGAACGCTGCACGCTGGCCAGGAGGTGCGAGTGCTGGGCGAAAACTACACGCTGCAGGACGAGGAGGACAGCCGGGTGTTGCAGGTGGGCCGACTGTGGATCTACGAAGCACGGTACAAGATCGAGCTGAACCGTGTGCCGGCGGGGAATTGGGTACTGATCGAGGGCATCGATCAGTGCATCGTAAAGACGGCCACGATTACGGACGTGCAGATGGCGGAGGATGTGTTTATCTTCCGGCCGCTCAAGTTCAACACGCAGAGCGTCATCAAAATTGCCGTCGAGCCGGTCAACCCTTCCGAGCTGCCGAAGATGCTGGACGGTTTGCGCAAGCTGAACAAATCGTACCCGCTGCTGTCGACGCGCGTGGAAGAGTCGGGCGAGCACGTGATCCTTGGCACGGGCGAACTGTATCTCGACTGCGTCATGCACGATCTGCGCAAGATGTACTCGGAGATCGACATAAAGGTAGCGGATCCGGTGGTCGCCTTCTGCGAGAGTGTCGTCGAAACCAGCTCCCTCAAATGCTTTGCCGAAACGCCCAACAAGAAGAACAAAATCACGATGATTGCCGAACCGCTGGAGAAGGGACTTGCCGAGGACATTGAAAACGAAACCGTTTCCATCGGGTGGAACAAGAAAAAGCTGGGCGAGTTCTTCCAGGTCAACTATCAGTGGGATCTGCTCGCGGCCCGGTCGATCTGGGCGTTCGGGCCCGACTCAACCGGTCCGAACATTCTCGTCGACGATACGCTCCCGTTCGAGGTGGACAAAACGCTGCTCGGCACGGTGAAGGACTCGATCGTGCAGGGCTTCCAGTGGGGCACGCGCGAGGGCCCCCTGTGCGAGGAACCGATCCGCAACGTAAAGTTCAAAATACTGGACGCGGTGATCGCTCCGGAGCCGCTGCACCGTGGCGGTGGGCAGATCATTCCAACGGCCCGGCGGGTGGCATACTCGGCCTTCCTGATGGCGACACCACGCCTGATGGAACCGTACCTGTTCGTGGAGGTGCAAGCACCGGCCGATTGCGTGTCGTCCGTGTACACCGTGCTTGCGCGGCGCCGCGGACACGTAACGCAGGACGCACCGGTACCCGGATCGCCGCTGTACATCATCAAAGCGTTCCTGCCCGCGATCGATTCGTTCGGGTTTGAGACGGATCTGCGTACGCACACGCAGGGGCAAGCGTTCTGTCTGTCCGTCTTTCACCACTGGCAGATTGTGCCGGGTGATCCGCTGGACAAGAGTATTATCATCAGACCGTTGGAACCGCAGCCGGCCACACATTTGGCGCGCGAGTTTATGATGAAGACGCGCCGCCGGAAGGGTCTGTCGGAGGATGTGTCGATCAACAAGTTCTTCGACGATCCTATGCTGCTCGAGCTGGCCCGCCAGGACGTGCTGTTGAACTATCCGATTTAA
- the LOC120904885 gene encoding transcription initiation factor TFIID subunit 5, which produces MAQNKTDLLAVLAVVKKYNLKSTEELLKKEAGLTDIPENVAGEAEVNSVLAAYKSEGDPDIYENSYMELRRFVEESLDIYKHELALILYPVLVHMYIELVYNSHEVQAKKLITKFGPEQEYYYQDELAKLAMVTKRDEMSGNDITDTFKSNAFTIRISRDTLSLLKRHLHEKKASVILNIVNEHMYFDLYEGVARNKAQCDATSGAMTGEAKRQDNKIKVYYGLLKEPDVQTLVAAPPEEDDDMDPDAPDKPKKKKPKKDPLFSKKSKSDPNAPPLDRIPLPKLKDVDKMEKIKALRESTKRVNLGPDLLPSICMYTLLNANHTVTCADFSEDSSLLSVGFVDSSIKVWSMTPMKLREMKSADQLKEIDRDAEDVLIRMLDDRKAESCRTLLGHSGPVYRTSFAPDRTMLLSCSEDSTVRLWSLHTWTCVVVYKGHQYPVWDVRFSPHGHYFVSCSHDRTARLWSTDSHQPLRIFAGHLSDVDVCIFHPNSNYVATGSSDRTVRLWDVCVGNHHRLLTGHKAPIYSLAFSMCGRYLASGSADKRVLIWDLAHGHLIAALTGHTASIHSLCFSRDGTILGTGGLDCALKLWDFTKLVDDISGENVNVSHNPDVRDGEPYLLRTFPTKQSPFLTLHFTRRNLLLGVGMYDLGM; this is translated from the exons atggcacaaaacaaaaccgaccTGCTGGCGGTGTTGGCCGTGGTGAAGAAGTACAATCTCAAG AGCACCGAGGAGCTGCTGAAGAAGGAGGCCGGCCTGACCGACATCCCAGAAAATGTGGCCGGCGAGGCGGAAGTGAACAGTGTGCTGGCGGCGTACAAAAGCGAGGGCGACCCGGACATTTACGAAAACTCCTACATGGAGTTGCGCCGGTTCGTGGAGGAGTCGCTCGACATCTACAAGCACGAGCTGGCCCTCATCCTCTACCCGGTGCTGGTGCACATGTACATCGAGCTGGTGTACAACAGCCACGAGGTGCAGGCGAAGAAGCTGATCACCAAGTTTGGGCCGGAGCAGGAGTACTACTACCAGGACGAGCTGGCCAAGCTCGCGATGGTGACGAAGCGGGACGAGATGAGCGGGAACGACATTACGGACACGTTCAAATCGAACGCCTTCACGATACGTATCTCGCGCGACACGCTGTCGCTGCTGAAGCGTCACCTGCACGAGAAGAAAGCGTCCGTCATACTGAACATCGTGAACGAGCACATGTACTTCGACCTGTACGAGGGGGTGGCCCGCAACAAGGCACAGTGCGACGCAACGAGCGGTGCAATGACGGGAGAGGCGAAACGGCAAG ATAACAAGATAAAGGTGTACTACGGGCTACTGAAGGAACCGGACGTACAGACGCTGGTGGCCGCCCCGCCAGAAGAGGACGACGATATGGATCCGGACGCACCGGACaaaccgaagaaaaaaaagcccaaAAAAGATCCACTGTTTTCGAAAAAGTCCAAATCCGACCCGAACGCACCGCCGCTCGATCGCATTCCGCTGCCGAAGCTGAAGGATGTGGACAAGATGGAGAAGATAAAGGCACTGCGCGAGTCAACGAAGCGCGTCAATCTGGGCCCAGACCTGCTGCCATCGATTTGTATGTACACGCTGCTCAATGCAAACCACACCGTCACATG TGCCGATTTCAGCGAAGATTCCAGCCTGCTTTCCGTGGGCTTCGTCGACTCATCCATCAAGGTGTGGTCGATGACGCCGATGAAGCTACGCGAGATGAAGAGCGCCGACCAGCTGAAGGAGATCGACCGGGACGCGGAGGACGTGCTGATCCGCATGCTGGACGACCGGAAGGCGGAGTCGTGCCGCACGCTGCTCGGCCACAGCGGCCCCGTCTACCGCACCTCGTTCGCGCCGGACCGGACGATGCTGCTGTCCTGCTCGGAGGACAGCACGGTGCGGCTCTGGTCGCTGCACACCTGGACGTGCGTGGTCGTGTACAAGGGCCACCAGTACCCGGTGTGGGACGTTCGCTTCTCGCCGCACGGCCACTACTTCGTGAGCTGCTCGCACGACCGAACCGCCCGGCTGTGGTCGACCGACTCGCACCAGCCGCTGCGCATATTCGCCGGCCACCTGTCCGATGTGGACGTGTGCATCTTTCACCCGAACAGCAACTACGTGGCGACCGGGTCGAGCGATCGCACCGTGCGGCTGTGGGACGTTTGCGTCGGCAACCACCATCGGCTGCTGACGGGCCACAAGGCACCGATCTACTCGTTGGCGTTCTCCATGTGCGGCCGCTATCTGGCGTCCGGGTCGGCCGACAAGCGCGTGCTGATATGGGATCTGGCGCACGGGCACCTGATTGCGGCACTGACCGGGCATACGGCCTCGATACACTCGCTGTGCTTTAGCCGGGACGGGACGATACTGGGCACCGGCGGGCTGGACTGTGCGCTGAAGCTGTGGGACTTTACGAAGCTGGTGGACGACATCAGTGGGGAAAATGTGAACGTGTCGCACAATCCGGACGTGCGCGATGGCGAACCGTACCTGTTGCGCACGTTCCCGACCAAACAGTCGCCCTTCCTGACGCTGCACTTTACGCGCCGGAACCTGCTGCTCGGGGTCGGCATGTACGACCTTGGGATGTGA